The following proteins are co-located in the Solanum pennellii chromosome 8, SPENNV200 genome:
- the LOC107028298 gene encoding probable acetyltransferase NATA1-like: protein MDDELESYRSKIIGHDDVYVAGHVLVYPSYNGFFEKPGLFLDQMFVRKCYRGMKFGKLLFSTVAMQAEKMGMGMVDWLVADWNEETINFYEKMGAHYIPEYRLCKLYGDQLQAFGKKSDYEPRIYQK from the coding sequence ATGGACGATGAACTCGAGAGTTATAGGTCAAAAATTATTGGTCATGATGATGTTTATGTAGCGGGACATGTACTTGTTTATCCTAGCTATAATGGTTTTTTTGAGAAACCTGGATTGTTTTTAGACCAAATGTTTGTGAGGAAGTGTTATAGAGGGATGAAGTTTGGTAAATTGTTGTTTTCTACTGTTGCTATGCAAGCTGAGAAAATGGGAATGGGGATGGTTGATTGGCTTGTGGCTGATTGGAATGAAGAAACTATTAATTTCTATGAGAAAATGGGAGCTCATTATATTCCTGAATATAGGCTTTGTAAATTATACGGTGATCAACTTCAAGCATTTGGTAAGAAATCTGATTATGAGCCGAGGATTTATCAGAAATAA